The following proteins come from a genomic window of Malus domestica chromosome 02, GDT2T_hap1:
- the LOC139191496 gene encoding uncharacterized protein: MNEELQRQHEGMDSASSIILHLMKLYSEGTHNRHFSTVSELVNTKMVKGAPVHQHVLKMIGLIEQLENLGTLLDGELADDFILASLSDSFSQFVMNYNMNKMDNTLSELLNMLVTAEKTMKKENVVGTAAVGYNKPSTSKAKPKGKGKGKEKKSPTPKAQGGVKKKKAKEPKGTCHHCGKDGHWKRNCRLYLASLKDKP, encoded by the coding sequence atgaatgaggagttaCAGAGACAGCATGAGGGTATGGACAGTGCATCCTCCATCATACTCCATCTTATGAAGTTATATAGTGAAGGGACGCACAACCGTCACTTCAGCACTGTCAGTGAACTTGTGAATACCAAAATGGTTAAGGGAGCCCCAgtacatcaacatgtactgaagatgattggactcattgaacaattggagaacctaggtACTCTACTTGATGGGGAATTGGCCGACGACTTCatcttggcttctctttctgattcgttCTCACAGTTTgttatgaactacaatatgaacaaGATGGATAacactctctctgagttactaaacatgttagtaactgcagagaagactatgaagaaagagaacgttgtggggactgctgcagtaggcTACAACAAGCCGTCCACTTCCAAAGCTAAGCcgaaaggcaaaggcaaaggaaaggagaagaagtcacccactcctaaggcacaaggaggagtgaagaaaaagaaggcaaaggagcccaaggggacttgccaccactgtggaaaagacgggcattggaagaggaattgcaggttatacctagCATCTCTGAAGGACAAGCCATAA